One Euphorbia lathyris chromosome 1, ddEupLath1.1, whole genome shotgun sequence DNA segment encodes these proteins:
- the LOC136234796 gene encoding mediator of RNA polymerase II transcription subunit 25 isoform X2, with amino-acid sequence MTEKQLIVAVEGSAAMGPFWQSILSDYLEKIIRSFCGTDLTGQKLATSSVDFALVTFYAHGSYSACLVQRSGWTKDVDIFLQWLSAIPFAGGGFNDAAIAEGLSEALMMFPFPSNGSQGQQNIDGQRHCVLIAASNPYPLPTPVYRPQIHNLEQSENVDSQTESRLSDAETVVQSFPLCSISLSVICPKQLPKLRAIYNAGKRNTRAADPAVDNVKNPHFLVLISENFLEARAALSRSGVANLPSNQSPVKMDVSSVTSVAGPPPSSIPSVNGSMINRSPISVANVPTATVKVEPTTVTSIAPGPAFPHIPSVRPTSQAVPSLQTSSPPTTTQEMITTGDNVPELKPTLNGMPQSVRPVPPAAANVSILNNISQARVMNSAALSGGSSIGLPSINQTPVAMHMSNMISSGMASTVPAAQSVFSSGQPAINSITGSGTVTGTSQIAPNSGLGSFASAPNMSGNSNIGISQPMGNLQSGISMAQSVPGMSQGTLSGAQMVQNGIGMNQNIMNGMGPSGVSSGPSTMIPTPGMTQQAQNGIPSLGVNNNSSANMALSQQTTSALQSAQSKYVKVWEGNLSGQRQGQPVFITRLEGYRSSSASESLAANWPATMQIVRLISQDHMNNKQYVGKADFLVFRAMNQHGFLGQLQEKKLCAVIQLPSQTLLLSVSDKACRLIGMLFPGPQVPSQQQQLQMQQQHHQQMQSQQQQHPQLQQQQLTQLQQQQLPQLQQQLPQLQQQQQLPQLQPQQQQLSQLQPQQQQLAQLQQHQQQLPQLQQQQQLSQMQQQQQQQQQQLPQQQQLSQLQHQQQLPQHQQQQLSQLQQQQQQQLPQLQQQQLPQQQQMVGTGMGQAYVQGPSRSQLVSQGQVSSQGPTNMPGGNFMS; translated from the exons ATGACGGAGAAACAACTGATCGTGGCCGTTGAAGGGTCAGCGGCCATGGGTCCCTTCTGGCAATCCATCCTCTCTGATTATCTTGAGAAGATTATCAG GTCTTTTTGTGGTACCGACTTGACTGGGCAG AAGCTTGCCACTTCTAGTGTTGATTTTGCTCTGGTAACATTTTATGCACATGGATCTTATTCTG CTTGCCTAGTGCAACGAAGTGGCTGGACAAAGGATGTTGACATCTTTTTGCAATGGTTGTCAGCCATTCCTTTTGCTGGTGGTGGCTTCAACGATGCTGCTATTGCAGAAGGGCTTTCTGAAGCTTTAATG ATGTTTCCTTTTCCTTCAAATGGAAGCCAAGGTCAACAGAATATAGATGGTCAAAGGCATTGTGTTCTTATAGCTGCAAGTAACCCATACCCCTTACCGACTCCAGTGTATCGACCACAGATACACAATTTGGAGCAGAGTGAAAATGTTGATTCGCAAACAGAAAGTCGCCTATCTGATGCAGAGACAGTTGTGCAATCATTCCCTTTG TGCTCTATATCTCTGTCTGTCATTTGCCCAAAACAGCTTCCAAAACTAAGGGCGATATACAATGCT GGAAAACGCAACACTCGAGCAGCAGATCCTGCAGTTGACAATGTTAAAAACCCACATTTTCTTGTTCTAATATCTGAGAACTTCCTTGAGGCTCGTGCTGCTTTAAGTCGCTCTGGAGTAGCAAATCTGCCTTCCAACCAGAGTCCTGTAAAAATGGATGTCTCTTCAGTAACCTCTGTTGCAGGGCCACCTCCATCTTCAATACCATCAG TCAATGGATCTATGATTAACCGGTCACCTATTTCTGTTGCAAATGTTCCCACCGCAACTGTAAAAGTC GAACCAACCACTGTAACTTCCATAGCACCTGGACCTGCTTTTCCACATATTCCATCTGTGCGACCTACTTCTCAAGCAGTTCCAAGCTTGCAGACTTCTTCGCCGCCTACCACTACTCAAGAGATGATTACCACTGGAGATAATGTGCCAGAATTAAAACCTACTCTGAATGGGATGCCACAATCTGTACGTCCTGTGCCTCCTGCTGCAGCAAATGTTAGCATATTGAATAATATCTCTCAAGCACGGGTGATGAACTCGGCTGCCCTATCTGGAGGAAGTTCTATTGGTCTCCCATCAATAAATCAAACTCCAGTGGCTATGCATATGTCAAATATGATATCTAGTGGAATGGCATCTACTGTGCCTGCTGCTCAATCTGTATTTTCCTCTGGACAACCAGCTATCAATTCAATTACTGGATCAGGAACTGTAACAGGAACTTCGCAAATTGCACCGAACTCTGGTCTTGGTTCATTCGCTTCTGCCCCTAATATGTCAGGAAATTCAAACATTGGGATATCACAACCAATGGGTAACCTTCAATCAGGTATTAGCATGGCCCAATCAGTACCGGGCATGAGTCAAGGAACCCTTTCAGGAGCACAAATGGTTCAGAATGGAATTGGGATGAATCAGAACATAATGAATGGTATGGGTCCATCAGGTGTTTCTTCTGGACCCAGCACCATGATTCCAACTCCAGGAATGACTCAACAAGCACAGAATGGGATTCCATCGCTTGGTGTCAATAACAACTCCTCAGCTAATATGGCATTGTCTCAGCAGACAACAAGTGCTCTACAATCAGCACAATCCAAATATGTCAAAGTCTGGGAG GGAAATTTGTCTGGGCAGCGTCAAGGACAGCCTGTCTTCATCACCAGATTGGAA GGTTACAGGAGTTCTTCAGCTTCAGAATC GCTTGCAGCAAACTGGCCAGCAACAATGCAAATAGTTCGGCTTATATCACAGGACCATATGAATAACAA GCAGTATGTTGGCAAGGCTGATTTTTTAGTATTTCGGGCAATGAATCAGCATGGTTTTCTTGGACAGCTGCAGGAAAAGAAGCTT TGTGCAGTGATCCAGTTGCCATCACAGACATTACTGCTTTCTGTTTCAGACAAAGCCTGTCGCTTGATAGGGATGCTTTTTCCTGGG CCTCAAGTACCGAGTCAGCAACAACAGCTACAAATGCAACAACAGCATCACCAGCAGATGCAATCGCAACAGCAACAGCATCCGCAGCTACAACAGCAGCAACTAACCCAGCTACAGCAGCAGCAACTCCCACAGTTGCAGCAGCAACTCCCACAGttgcagcagcagcagcaactcCCACAGTTACAGCCGCAGCAGCAACAGCTCTCACAGTTACAGCCGCAGCAACAGCAACTCGCACAGCTGCAGCAGCACCAACAGCAACTCCCGCAgctgcagcagcagcagcagctttcccagatgcaacaacaacaacaacagcagcaacaacaacttccacagcagcagcagctttcgCAACTGCAACATCAGCAGCAGCTTCCTCAACATCAACAGCAGCAACTCTCGCAGCTTCAACAGCAACAGCAACAGCAGCTTCCACAATTGCAGCAGCAACAACTTCCACAACAGCAGCAAATGGTGGGAACAGGAATGGGTCAAGCATATGTTCAAGGTCCAAGCCGGTCACAACTGGTTTCTCAAGGACAAGTTTCCTCGCAGGGGCCAACTAACATGCCTGGAGGCAACTTTATGAGTTAA
- the LOC136234790 gene encoding vacuolar-sorting protein BRO1: protein MRFFLNQPEFRISFLTIFLRSHILSAKMMLQYRDLAKLKTKKIMFEDVFAARDSVTLEHLKELSSKRRVIEDSINQTSFITEAIAREMYGGSTSRCEQERLRLEQYLPLLENFIYHVDFVGRNSQIDRWISQLKIQWSSVLGLSSFFNLTGPKFAQIDNLRFELGMTLFLYGAILRERALEFLPADLKQSAFIFREAAGVFDYLAHEVIPSIHPTPSTERPPEATPSVAAAISLICLAEAQAVYITKAEEIGNTGFGVLAKLHLGVAELLNDATTCLNSGVGEYKSISSRFLEFISSCTALHELRSQKYFAESLKTDGQVGVAIGVIRDAVNKAEKKMPGDYLWKSVCRREIENAADSLRKYESENEFVWHEKIPNGDELPLLQGNKIVKIEPYKPKRWERELAFKT, encoded by the exons ATGCGCTTCTTTCTAAATCAACCTGAGTTTCGTATTTCGTTCTTAACTATTTTTCTCCGTTCTCATATTCTTTCGGCAAAGATGATGCTGCAATATCGAGACCTCGCTAAGCTTAAAACCAAGAAG ATTATGTTCGAGGATGTATTTGCTGCACGTGATTCTGTTACTCTTGAGCATCTTAAAGAGTTGAGCTCCAAGCGTAGGGTGATTGAGGACTCAATTAACCAAACCAGCTTCATCACAGAAGCAATTGCAAGAGAAATGTATGGTGGATCTACTTCTCGATGTGAGCAG GAACGTCTCAGGTTGGAACAGTATCTACCATTATTGGAAAATTTCATTTATCATGTCGATTTTGTTGGAAGAAATAGTCAAATAGACCGGTGGATCTCACAACTCAAGATACAATGGAGCAGTGTTCTTGGTCTGTCATCTTTTTTTAACCTTACAGGTCCTAAGTTTGCTCAAATTGATAACTTGAGGTTTGAGCTTGGTATGACTCTTTTCCTTTATGGAGCCATACTTAGAGAGAGGGCTTTGGAGTTTCTGCCTGCTG ATTTAAAGCAATCAGCCTTCATATTCAGAGAAGCTGCAGGAGTTTTTGATTATCTGGCTCATGAGGTTATTCCTTCTATACATCCCACGCCATCTACAGAAAGGCCACCAGAAGCTACACCATCTGTGGCTGCTGCTATAAGTCTCATTTGTTTAGCTGAGGCTCAG GCTGTATACATAACAAAGGCTGAGGAAATCGGAAATACTGGTTTTGGTGTTTTGGCGAAGCTGCACCTTGGTGTTGCAGAGCTTCTGAATGATGCTACCACTTGTTTAAATTCAGGGGTTGGAGAGTATAAGTCTATTTCATCACGCTTTTTG GAATTTATATCATCTTGCACAGCTCTACATGAATTACGAAGCCAGAAATACTTTGCAGAAAGTTTAAAGACAGATGGCCAAGTTGGAGTTGCAATTGGAGTTATTCGTGATGCAGTAAACAAGGCAGAGAAGAAAATGCCAGGAGATTATTTGTGGAAATCTGTGTGTAGAAGGGAGATTGAAAATGCAGCAGATAGTCTGAGAAAGTATGAAAGTGAAAATGAATTTGTTTGGCATGAAAAGATTCCAAATGGGGATGAATTGCCATTACTCCAGGGTAACAAAATAGTGAAAATAGAGCCTTATAAGCCCAAAAGATGGGAGAGAGAACTTGCTTTCAAGACATAG
- the LOC136234796 gene encoding mediator of RNA polymerase II transcription subunit 25 isoform X1, with protein sequence MTEKQLIVAVEGSAAMGPFWQSILSDYLEKIIRSFCGTDLTGQKLATSSVDFALVTFYAHGSYSACLVQRSGWTKDVDIFLQWLSAIPFAGGGFNDAAIAEGLSEALMMFPFPSNGSQGQQNIDGQRHCVLIAASNPYPLPTPVYRPQIHNLEQSENVDSQTESRLSDAETVVQSFPLCSISLSVICPKQLPKLRAIYNAGKRNTRAADPAVDNVKNPHFLVLISENFLEARAALSRSGVANLPSNQSPVKMDVSSVTSVAGPPPSSIPSVNGSMINRSPISVANVPTATVKVEPTTVTSIAPGPAFPHIPSVRPTSQAVPSLQTSSPPTTTQEMITTGDNVPELKPTLNGMPQSVRPVPPAAANVSILNNISQARVMNSAALSGGSSIGLPSINQTPVAMHMSNMISSGMASTVPAAQSVFSSGQPAINSITGSGTVTGTSQIAPNSGLGSFASAPNMSGNSNIGISQPMGNLQSGISMAQSVPGMSQGTLSGAQMVQNGIGMNQNIMNGMGPSGVSSGPSTMIPTPGMTQQAQNGIPSLGVNNNSSANMALSQQTTSALQSAQSKYVKVWEGNLSGQRQGQPVFITRLEGYRSSSASESLAANWPATMQIVRLISQDHMNNKQYVGKADFLVFRAMNQHGFLGQLQEKKLCAVIQLPSQTLLLSVSDKACRLIGMLFPGDMVVFKPQVPSQQQQLQMQQQHHQQMQSQQQQHPQLQQQQLTQLQQQQLPQLQQQLPQLQQQQQLPQLQPQQQQLSQLQPQQQQLAQLQQHQQQLPQLQQQQQLSQMQQQQQQQQQQLPQQQQLSQLQHQQQLPQHQQQQLSQLQQQQQQQLPQLQQQQLPQQQQMVGTGMGQAYVQGPSRSQLVSQGQVSSQGPTNMPGGNFMS encoded by the exons ATGACGGAGAAACAACTGATCGTGGCCGTTGAAGGGTCAGCGGCCATGGGTCCCTTCTGGCAATCCATCCTCTCTGATTATCTTGAGAAGATTATCAG GTCTTTTTGTGGTACCGACTTGACTGGGCAG AAGCTTGCCACTTCTAGTGTTGATTTTGCTCTGGTAACATTTTATGCACATGGATCTTATTCTG CTTGCCTAGTGCAACGAAGTGGCTGGACAAAGGATGTTGACATCTTTTTGCAATGGTTGTCAGCCATTCCTTTTGCTGGTGGTGGCTTCAACGATGCTGCTATTGCAGAAGGGCTTTCTGAAGCTTTAATG ATGTTTCCTTTTCCTTCAAATGGAAGCCAAGGTCAACAGAATATAGATGGTCAAAGGCATTGTGTTCTTATAGCTGCAAGTAACCCATACCCCTTACCGACTCCAGTGTATCGACCACAGATACACAATTTGGAGCAGAGTGAAAATGTTGATTCGCAAACAGAAAGTCGCCTATCTGATGCAGAGACAGTTGTGCAATCATTCCCTTTG TGCTCTATATCTCTGTCTGTCATTTGCCCAAAACAGCTTCCAAAACTAAGGGCGATATACAATGCT GGAAAACGCAACACTCGAGCAGCAGATCCTGCAGTTGACAATGTTAAAAACCCACATTTTCTTGTTCTAATATCTGAGAACTTCCTTGAGGCTCGTGCTGCTTTAAGTCGCTCTGGAGTAGCAAATCTGCCTTCCAACCAGAGTCCTGTAAAAATGGATGTCTCTTCAGTAACCTCTGTTGCAGGGCCACCTCCATCTTCAATACCATCAG TCAATGGATCTATGATTAACCGGTCACCTATTTCTGTTGCAAATGTTCCCACCGCAACTGTAAAAGTC GAACCAACCACTGTAACTTCCATAGCACCTGGACCTGCTTTTCCACATATTCCATCTGTGCGACCTACTTCTCAAGCAGTTCCAAGCTTGCAGACTTCTTCGCCGCCTACCACTACTCAAGAGATGATTACCACTGGAGATAATGTGCCAGAATTAAAACCTACTCTGAATGGGATGCCACAATCTGTACGTCCTGTGCCTCCTGCTGCAGCAAATGTTAGCATATTGAATAATATCTCTCAAGCACGGGTGATGAACTCGGCTGCCCTATCTGGAGGAAGTTCTATTGGTCTCCCATCAATAAATCAAACTCCAGTGGCTATGCATATGTCAAATATGATATCTAGTGGAATGGCATCTACTGTGCCTGCTGCTCAATCTGTATTTTCCTCTGGACAACCAGCTATCAATTCAATTACTGGATCAGGAACTGTAACAGGAACTTCGCAAATTGCACCGAACTCTGGTCTTGGTTCATTCGCTTCTGCCCCTAATATGTCAGGAAATTCAAACATTGGGATATCACAACCAATGGGTAACCTTCAATCAGGTATTAGCATGGCCCAATCAGTACCGGGCATGAGTCAAGGAACCCTTTCAGGAGCACAAATGGTTCAGAATGGAATTGGGATGAATCAGAACATAATGAATGGTATGGGTCCATCAGGTGTTTCTTCTGGACCCAGCACCATGATTCCAACTCCAGGAATGACTCAACAAGCACAGAATGGGATTCCATCGCTTGGTGTCAATAACAACTCCTCAGCTAATATGGCATTGTCTCAGCAGACAACAAGTGCTCTACAATCAGCACAATCCAAATATGTCAAAGTCTGGGAG GGAAATTTGTCTGGGCAGCGTCAAGGACAGCCTGTCTTCATCACCAGATTGGAA GGTTACAGGAGTTCTTCAGCTTCAGAATC GCTTGCAGCAAACTGGCCAGCAACAATGCAAATAGTTCGGCTTATATCACAGGACCATATGAATAACAA GCAGTATGTTGGCAAGGCTGATTTTTTAGTATTTCGGGCAATGAATCAGCATGGTTTTCTTGGACAGCTGCAGGAAAAGAAGCTT TGTGCAGTGATCCAGTTGCCATCACAGACATTACTGCTTTCTGTTTCAGACAAAGCCTGTCGCTTGATAGGGATGCTTTTTCCTGGG GATATGGTTGTGTTTAAGCCTCAAGTACCGAGTCAGCAACAACAGCTACAAATGCAACAACAGCATCACCAGCAGATGCAATCGCAACAGCAACAGCATCCGCAGCTACAACAGCAGCAACTAACCCAGCTACAGCAGCAGCAACTCCCACAGTTGCAGCAGCAACTCCCACAGttgcagcagcagcagcaactcCCACAGTTACAGCCGCAGCAGCAACAGCTCTCACAGTTACAGCCGCAGCAACAGCAACTCGCACAGCTGCAGCAGCACCAACAGCAACTCCCGCAgctgcagcagcagcagcagctttcccagatgcaacaacaacaacaacagcagcaacaacaacttccacagcagcagcagctttcgCAACTGCAACATCAGCAGCAGCTTCCTCAACATCAACAGCAGCAACTCTCGCAGCTTCAACAGCAACAGCAACAGCAGCTTCCACAATTGCAGCAGCAACAACTTCCACAACAGCAGCAAATGGTGGGAACAGGAATGGGTCAAGCATATGTTCAAGGTCCAAGCCGGTCACAACTGGTTTCTCAAGGACAAGTTTCCTCGCAGGGGCCAACTAACATGCCTGGAGGCAACTTTATGAGTTAA